The following nucleotide sequence is from Manduca sexta isolate Smith_Timp_Sample1 unplaced genomic scaffold, JHU_Msex_v1.0 HiC_scaffold_3548, whole genome shotgun sequence.
ATGAATTTTATAGGAATTGGAATGTTATTTACCATCAATGACTACCATAATGATTTGCTATGTCCAATAAGGTATTGtttgatgatttaaaaattattggcTCCCATTcttttgttatgaaaatatacTAAAAGAAAAATcgcaaattatatttgaattctgATATCAGAAATGTTACAAATGTGTGAACATATTTACTAGCTTCTGTAGTATGTAGTTGTTTACTAAAATAGCTATAACCTTCTCAATCATTCCTACTTTATAAAACAGTAGACGTTAACAGGAATCTATTCTAAAATTGTCGACGCAGGTACATTCCTTGTATTTATCCTGCAAACTGTCTGGTGTTAGGTGTTTAGTAATTCTGATCTCTATGACAGGCAGGATACCGGTCATAAAACAATTACTGCAAAATTGCGCTGCAATAAAACATGGCTTTGTAATTTTGCTATGACAAATAAAGATACATTTATCTATTAAATTGTAGGAGACTGTTAAGGCGTCTGCTATAACGCACTAAACGTGGTGGAAAGACCGAAACCCTCTCGTAGTATAGTAATAGTAGTGGAGgtccagcaatgggacagtatataatatagcacacatcacgcatttatccccgaaggtatgcagaagcgcaaccagacCACCACCTTTTCgcaaagtgtgttccgttccatacTGTGATGGGGGCatattgccatatcaggcacaaattccagactttgggctgatactgagcagaaaacccaaatatcactttgcccgactcgagactggaacccaggacctcaaaacgctatcgtaccacgcatgcggtacaactacgccactgaggcagtcagtatataatataaaataataataataccagccctgtattatatacttgcccactgctgagcacgggcctccctctactactgagaggggttaggccttagtctaccacgctggcctaatgcggagtggtagacttcacacaccttcgaaattcctatagaaaacttctcggATGTGGGTTTcccatgatgttttccttcaccgttaaagcgaacgataaattcacaacgaatacacacacatgatttttttagaaaagtcagaggtgtgtgtaaTATATAGACctggtatattattatagaggTAAATCGATtttagggattgcaatccggtccggcggatccggtacgTTTTCGTTGCCTACCGGATCCAACAATATCACCGGATCCGGTGGCCGGAtccgatatattaagaaaaacgtaatttctCTTATTAAAACCGACAGTACTAAAAAACTTAAGAAAGAAATGAGCGCTTATGAAACTGAAGGAGATAGAGGGTATACTTGTCTCTAATATATGACTTTTGACTTTAGTGAAACCAACCAGTGTTGAAGCTGAAAGGGCTTTTTTCGGCCGCTGGTTATATTTGCAGTTCCTTGAGAAGTAGGCTAAAGGATgatactattaatacaatttgttttctaagagcgtatttccaacaagaaaagtgatctgtgctgtaatgaatgcatgggtatagtatccataagctgttgattttggaaattttaatttggattatagaagaatatgatgttgatttaatttagttttatgaacgggtttaacttaatttaaaaccataaataattcactgttgtttgtaatctttgagactgattattatataataactgactgataataattataaataaataagagctGATGCACAAAATCGTTTCTATTTTCCCCGtagattattccttatattatgccatgaagttagaaatatgCGCTATGTTGCAGACCCACAATACTAATCCGGCGGAATTCTCGTGATTCCGGCTGAATCCGGCCGGATTTAAGTTtgtaccggattgcaatccctgaTCGATTTGATTGTTTTAGTGTAACCAACGGAAATATTTTCGTGGGCCTTACCGAtggatttttttacaaaatcaaaacGATACTTCGAAACCTCCCAAAGTTTTAGAGGAATTGGATATTTCAGTTGATGTAGAAGTATTCATTGTTACACGAATCGacgaaaaatcttttataataagtatgagTAAGTAAAACgcatttttatgaaaacaatattttagataatgacattttgtatttttttttaactgcgccaaaataaatatctgaTATATATctgatagatataaaataacaaattatatactCTCAGGAACTAAACCAGTCTATTTCACTGCTAAATTATTAACAGCAAAAAGATTAGAAAAGTTATTGTTACGTAAGAATATAGAAACGTCTTCAACAACTAAactcatgtttatttttagtttacaaaataaGTAGTGATAGCAGTTGGCGTTCAGAACTTTACGGTTCTTGGAATGTTACACATGGCTTCCAAAAGAGGAAGGATTTTAATGATGTAACTGCTCTGAGAAGACACAACTTACAGGGTTACCAACTAAAGATTTGCTATGTCCTGACTGATCATGACAGTATCAACCATTTAACAGATCAAGTGTAAGTACGTTTGctaaatttacaaatagttGTATCACTTATCTATGTTAGTGCATTTATTTGCTGGTGTAAGGATAAATTCTAaatccacccggatagcaaccatcgtacacaaggtgttaaaacccgccatagtagcccatgtaagtgtgtcgcgttccaggatcagcctgtgtatatttggttccaGCAGGCCAGCATAATCGTGTCAACTGACTAGAGTAATCATGTCccgtcagtcggcattctattgaacctcgcaccacttactatcaggtgaagtGGGGACACATCgccgtgcacgtaaaaaaaactGCTGTGACTAAGAAGCGATAGCAGggtgctttataaaaaaaagtactacaaattaattttgtctaCTGATCCTCAACTTTACAATTAAAAGACTTCTTAGGTGTTTTCTTAACTGCGTAATACACAACTTCATTGTCACTGAATAGCAAAAGGTTTTATTATCTTCATAATACACAATTTTATCGTCACTGAATAGCAAAAGGTTCCATATTACCTTAAATCTCAATAAAGTTATTTCCTTTAGCAATGACCACATCGATACCATCACCAAAGTAAACTTCCCGACGACTAATCATCTCTTGGACTATTTGAATGCCGATAGAAAGTACTTCTTTGCTAATACGTGGGGATATCGCCTTAATGGCACTTGGAATGGAATGACGGGATATCTGGTGCGAGGTGAAGTTGATATTGGAGGTATGGAATCTTTTCAATGTTAAAGTCATTGGAGTCGATAATTTAAAGGCAAGTTATAGCATTATAAACGTTTATCtgggacggagtaaagctgtgataacagtTTCAGTGTGCATAATTATACgtaagtatttcaatattatagttATGAAGACTTTCAATGAGAAACAATGTTATCAAAGGTCATAAAGTTGAATAAGGGGgggtatgtttaaaaataaccaatttaacaaatttatttaccttttaaatGACACGCACCATGCGTGTCATGCCTATTCAGAAGGGAGAAGTGGATGGAAATGGCACAGTTGTATTCTAGATTGAAGGGATGATGGAGCCAGAAGTTATCTAACTCAACAGACTGACTGAGATATGATTACAACTTCAGTCGGTTTGAAATTTAAACTCCTTGGTTTTGCTATTGTATATGGCGTTACTATCAAACAAAACACCATCCTTTCATACAGTAAAGTATAGTATAAAACTTTTGTACATTTGTACATTCTGCGAAAAACATCACCTTTTttcgtatattaaatattttgtatattctgCCCAGGATCACCAATGTTCTTCACAATAGAACGTATACCATACGTGGACTACATATCAAGTCCCACGCCCACACGATCGAAGTTCGTTTTCCAGGAACCGAAGTTGTCGtacgaaaataatttgtttctaCTCTCATTTCGCACCACGGTGTGGTACAGCACTTTGGCACTAATATTCATATTGTTTCTGGCTTTGTTCCTTGTCACTTATTGGGAGTGGAAGGCAAGAAGATATATTGAATCGGTAaggttttgtttaaatttgatgACTACCTTATATCACGGTTATTTTCAAACTCCCTTatccatagacgttatttatcaaaGGACGGAGCTTTGCTGTgctaacaagtctgtttctcagtgctgacggcatggcagccttcgcagtgcgtagacatagggccgttgtgattggctaagatacaacttgaatctagttctagttggctgtcagataaacaaagctgagaaacaaacttgttattaCAGTAATGCTTcgtccttcgataaaaaaatgcctatgaataagggggaaagaATGTATAATTAAGAAACACAAATTCATAGATTTAAGAACGAAGGTATATGCTGTCAAtgctatatatatcatattctgtgttcatttttgtattttaaaataatgttataggTGCAAACCGTTTTAAttgagtgtaataaaataaataaataaatagactcACGCCGTGCTAATTTTGATAACGATTCGAACGTGCTGTGGTAAAGCGAGCTGCGAAGAaactagataatattaatatataaaagtcgATCTTGGAACAACGCCCtgagttttaaagttttatttcttctaatcttaaatttatatacctacttactttTAGAGAGAAACAGACTCTGCGATTTTAAGACCTAATATTGAGATGTTGTCATTTTGATCTTTGGTGCCACTTGTCAACAAGGCAGTCCTGTGGAGCTGAaaggtaagttttattttatatctgctcTATTTAACTCGTTTAACGAAAAcaactcagtatcagcccggagtcaggaatttgagCTGATATGGCTAGAAGCTCGccccaatcacatcatggaatgaaACACACACGTCGTGgttgcaccagttacgcctctgcttaccccgtCGAACATAAAAGAcatgagtagtagaggagtggTAT
It contains:
- the LOC119193039 gene encoding LOW QUALITY PROTEIN: ionotropic receptor 75a-like (The sequence of the model RefSeq protein was modified relative to this genomic sequence to represent the inferred CDS: inserted 1 base in 1 codon), whose protein sequence is MIYKISSDSSWRSELYGSWNVTHGFQKRKDFNDVTALRRHNLQGYQLKICYVLTDHDSINHLTDQVNDHIDTITKVNFPTTNHLLDYLNADRKYFFANTWGYRLNGTWNGMTGYLVRGEVDIGGSPMFFTIERIPYVDYISSPTPTRSKFVFQEPKLSYENNLFLLSFRTTVWYSTLALIFILFLALFLVTYWEWKARRYIESRETDSAILRPNIXDVVILIFGATCQQGSPVELKGSLGRIVLLILFLTLMFLYTSYSANIVALLQSSSSKIRTLDDLLHSRIKFGVHDTVFNRYYFS